Below is a genomic region from Homo sapiens chromosome X, GRCh38.p14 Primary Assembly.
ccccttctctactaaaaatgcaaaaaattagccaggcatggtggcgggcgcctgtagtcccagctactcggaaggctgaggcaggagaatggcgtgaacccgggaggcggagcttgcagtgagccgagatcacgccactgcactccagcctgggcgacagagtaagactccgtctcaaaaaaaaaaataaaataaaataaaaaataaaaataaaaaaagaaacaattgttAATTATCGATGAGGGCATATGAAATGAGTGCTTTCCTGGTAAGCCAATGATTTTAACATCTAGCAAGAAATAATCACATATGTGAAGAAATCTGTGAAACTTTCCTGAAGGGTTTTAGAGAAGAACTGAATAAAAGTAGAGACGTACCATGTCctggaaacagaaagaaaaacaaaagaattataaagaaataaagtctccCTCAAATAATGTACAGTTTTTGTGTAATCCAAATCAATATCCTTAGCGGTCTATTTTAATGGACTTGACCAGCTGGGTTTAAAATTCACCTATGGGGTTAAGATGCCAGAgatggcaagaaaaaaatatgtaaggaaTATTAGTAACTGTGTTTTGATTGAAATATGATAAAGTGATTTGCTACCTCTTTTCTTCAAGAAATCACACACCCTAAGGTTTTGAATAGAAATTAAGCACACTTGTTGACATTtcacttaaaagttttttaaaaaggaacattaCTGCAGTTCAACACTTCAGCGGTTTCTCTTGGCAATTCCCCCTCCCCTGATCCAGGCAGGGGCTTTCTGTTCTTCATACAGCCAGGGGGCGGACCCTCCTCTGAGCCTCTAGGAAAGgactgtgcctggccagtcttGGGGGAGGAGCTGCATTTCACCAGGCTGCAGCTGACAAGAAGCTTCAAGGTAATGGCTGTCTCAAAGCTACTTATTTTCTAGTGACTTCTCAGGTTCTTAGAGTAAAGATAGGAAAAATAGGGATGGCAGTCTTGCAGTGGTGGGAAAGGTGTGTGGTTTTGAGAATTGCTGGCATTTTGAAGGAGTTAATCCTCTGGAATTTTTGTATCTTCCAATGCTTTAGAAGTCCACAGTGGGAGAAGGGGTGATCAGATTACAGCCTCTAAATTAAGGCTTCAGTGCAGCATGACTGTTCCTGCTAATTTATTGAGTTGGCATCCCCTGTTTATATTGTTAGACACTCCGTTATTGTTTGAATATTTaggcatttattaatttgcacAGAAAAATAACTTAGAAGTATTTGACAGTATGGGGGGAAATACACCTATAAGTTGATTGATACATAAAAAGACTGTATGTGTCACATGTACATGAGCATGGAAAAGGGATCAAATATGTAGTTGAGTGAAGATACTTGCAcataatatatgcatgtatatatgtgatttttaaaatctggagGAAAATAATCTCTCATGTTAACAGCATTTCTATGTGGCCAGGTCaccattttaatattattttttaaactatttcagCATCTTTAGAGTAGATTACTCagtgattatttttataatcatgaaataaaaaggaagctgAAACAGCATACCCATTTTGTTtcaaatacataaacacacatagacacacaaagaCATGCTCCCATATCCCCCCTGTCTTCTGCCAATAGTGGAAATTTTCCTGGACTTGATCAAGTGGGTAGCATAGTTGCCGTGTCAACTACAGGCCTGCATGTGTCCTCCCTGCAGTTTATTCTTTCAGATCACAGATACCAGCATGGTCAGGAAGAGCCATGTTTCTGTATCATCTAAGTTTAAGAGTGAGAAACAGAGGATTTGGTTTATTTCTATACgcagttttcaaaatattatatggCATGGTACATctgtacaatgaaatactatgcatTTGGCAAATGCCTGAGAAACAGTATaaggtgaaaaaaattatataatagaacatactatatgttctcacttaagaataaatatgtatgttAGTATACCTATGTATGTTACTACATACAAATCAGGAAAAACATATCTATGAAAGTTTTAACAGGATTACTTGCAtagttgtagagacagggatagCTTtaccattttctactttttaaaattattaatatatatttatctggGGTTTGTTACATCTTCGGGGAAATATTGAGATAAATGCTACAGGCTTGGGGGAAAACCTcatttaaagtaatttatatCAAATTATGTGGAAAATATTTAGGTGAATGATGTTCAAGCTATGCTCTTGAGTGGAATCTGAAGCTggtttcaaattttcaaatgagatacatttatctttatatgtaaaaaaacttctagaaataCATATAGTAAATATTGATAGTGGTTATTTGTCTAGAGTTGtactttattttacatatacctttTTGCATCTTCTCAATTTTTAATAAGCTTCTGGATGTTTTCATAATCAGAAACACTGTAGTTGAAGACATTATGATCTGGTTAGAATCCCACACAACAAAACCTTTAAATTTAACATAGAAAATTCTAGAAGCCTGAGAAGACTCCTGGCTAGCTGTATGTAGTCCTTATGGAATAAGGATGGAAACTACATCTGATAGTGAGTGAAGTCCCCTTCAACTCATGAGCAGTTCTGGTTGTCATCATAAGAGGGCACTAGAcagattttctaaattttttccaGCCAACCATTGTTATGAAGTAGACAAACAAAGCAATGAATCTATTTTGTATTAGTAAACTATGAGACAGCATGTAATTGCAATtccattgaaaaaaaattgtatgtgtaaagaagaaaaattccaCATGATAACTGATGTGAGCATTCAAACAAAATCTACATTCTGACTCATAGTATACACAAGACAATTGTTACTTCTTTTTTGCCTATCTCCACTCCACCatactttttttcagagatgattTCAACATAAACAAAATAGCATAAATTTATCCCAGAGAgcatttcaaattataaaaataagaaggaaaataaacatgGCATCTACATCACGGATGAAATTTTGCCTCATTCCTATGTTTTAGAATGACATGCCTGTTAAAGTTTAGGTAGGGAAAATTCTTGACACTTTTCCCATTTCGTTGGTTTTATTCCCTGCCTTCCTTTTGAACAGCATAGGTTAATATCAGAGAAGCACATGACCTGGGCAATCTGCATGTGATGCCAACCAAGCCTTGGAAAGACAGTGCAACCACAGAAGTGCCGAGCTGGGTAAAGGCCCTGCTGGACAAGCAGTTGGAGTGAGAATCAAGACAGCCGGACCACAGGACCAGACCCACCAGGATCCACATGACAGTGGGTAAGACTCTTCCCATTTCATAAAACATTTCACGGTAGAAACATGTTGAGAACTTGGAGAATAATGTATTTTGCCTCCTGCTCTATAGCCATCctagcattttaaattaaaagccaTATTTCATGTTAGAATCATGTTAGGTTGATGATTTGGGGTACAATTCATTTTGCCCCCTGTTCTGCAGCCATGACACTTTATAATTAAAAGTCGTAACTTCTAGTTTGGAGAAGAATCTCACTTTTTAAACGATTATAAAGAAATCATGCAAGAGGCTATTCAGGTGTCTCCCTGAGGTTCAGGCCAATGGCCTGACTCTCCAATCCTTTATAATGATCCTATCCAAGAAGTTGTCATAGCAGTAATTCTGAATCTCTGCCTTCTAAAATTATGCTTTTAGAAGAgtcattgtatttttgtttgggtCCAGGAGATACAGACCCTATTGTCTTTGTCTGCCTGCTCCAGGTGAACAGTGGAGCACTTGCagcttaaaaaatacaaagctgTGTTTTCAACTAGAACATTGCTCCTCAAAGAGTTCTTTTTAAACATGTAGCATTAGAGGCACTTGAGAACTTTTTAGAAATACAAACTTTTGAGCACAAGCCAAACCTTCTGAATAAAACTCTCATGATGGGGCCTAGAAATATAAGTCCTTCAGATGATTCTGACACATGTTAAGTTTGGAGACCCACTGCTATAAGTATGACATTAGGGACACAAAAGTACCAAAGTATGTAATTACATAGAGTTCCTGACATCCCATCACAAGCTCTCCCGCCTCTGCTGCCATGTACATACATTCACTCCTTAGTAAGCATGTTCAATAATGAGGGCAAGTTCTTCAATCTGAGGTATTATAAAAcaacttttctggtttttttccaCCCCTCCCCCCCGCAATCTTATATTATGCTGCCTCCTCTGTCTCATGCCCCACTGCACATTGTTCTTTTATCCCTTCTCCATTTGTAATTGCTCACCTCCCGTTTTGGCGAAATAATCGTATTTGCtgatacttttcttcttttccttttccctgtttCAGTATCTTCCGGTATCATCCTATTCAAACAACGTGTTCAAGCATCCTTGGAAAATTGAGGTGGAGAACAGGCCACACAAGCTGTAAACCCTTTGTAGTCATAAGACGAAAGAGGATTTGTTAAGAGTATTGTTTTGGGTAGAACTTGCATTAGCAGTGACAAAGATAGCCACCTCAACCTTTGGTAATAACCCTTGGCACACAAATATAAACCATAATGGAGTCTGAGTATGTCCTATGCAACTGGAAAGACCAGTTGTGGCCAGCAAAAGTTTTGTCCAGATCTGAAACTTCATCAAACAGTAAGAGGAAAAAGGCATTTTCTCTAGAAGTTCAAATACTCTCActagatgaaaaaattaaattggacAGCACAGAAACAAAGATCCTAAATAAATCTCAAATTGAAGCCATTGCTGCCTCATTAGGACTACAGTCAGAGGACAGTGCTCCACCTACAGAGGAAACTGCCTATGGAAGATCACTAAAAGTGGCACTGGGTATTCTGAATGAGAGAACAAATTTGAGTCAAGCAAGCACTTCAGATGAAGAGGAGATCACTATGCTGTCTCAAAATGTACCACAAAAACAGTCCGATTCACCCCCTCATAAAAAATACCGGAAGGATGAAGGTGACTTACCAGGGTGTCTTGAGGAAAGGGAAAACTCAGCATGCTTGTTAGCATCTTCAGAGAGTGATGATTCCCTGTATGATGATAAATCACAAGCACCCACAATGGTCGATACTATTCCAAGTGAAGTGGAAACAAAGTCATTACAAAACTCTAGCTGGTGCGAGACTTTCCCTTCACTTTCGGAAGATAATGATGAAAAAGAGAACAAGAATAAGATTGATATCTCAGCAGTTATGTCTGTGCATTCTGCAGTCAAAGAGGAAAGTGCATGTGTTAAAGATGAAAAGTTTGCTCCACCTTTGTCACCTTTGTCATCAGATATGCTCATTATGCCCAAAGCTTTGAAAGAAGAGAGCGAGGATACCTGCCTAGAGACCCTGGCTGTTCCCTCTGAATGCTCTGCTTTCTCAGAGAATATTGAGGATCCTGGAGAGGGTCCCTCAAATCCATGCTTAGATACCAGCCAGAATCAACCTTCCATGGAATCAGAGATGGGGGCTGCAGCATGCCCTGGGAGTTGTTCAAGGGAATGCGAGGTTTCATTTAGTGCCTCTAACCCTGTCTGGGATTATTCACATCTTATGAGTAGTGAAAGAAATTTTCAGAGACTGGATTTTGAAGAACTTGAGGAAGAAGGTCAAGCCTCTGACAAGTCATTGCTTCCAAGTCGCATTAATCTTTCTCTATTAGATGATGATGAGGAAGACGAAGAACTTCCACGCTTCATTTTACATTATGAGACACATCCGTTTGAAACAGGAATGATAGTCTGGTTTAAATATCAGAAATATCCATTTTGGCCAGCAGTGATAAAAAGTATCAGACGAAAAGAGAGGAAAGCAAGTGTGCTTTTTGTTGAGGCAAACATGAATTCTGAAAAGAAGGGCATTAGAGTAAATTTTAGAAGATTAAAGAAATTTGATTGTAAAGAGAAACAAATGCTAGTGGACAAAGCCAGGGAGGATTATAGTGAGAGTATTGACTGGTGCATCTCACTAATTTGTGACTACAGAGTTAGAATAGGTTGTGGTTCTTTCACGGGCTCTTTGCTTGAGTATTATGCTGCTGATATTAGTTACCCAGttaggaaagaaacaaaacaggatacTTTCAGGAACAAATTTCCAAAGCTGCATAATGAAGATGCCAGGGAACCGATGGCTGTAACTTCCCAGACCAAGAAAATGTCCTTCCAAAAAATTCTCCCTGACCGGATGAAGGCTGCTCGGGACCGAGCCAACAAGAACCTGGTGGACTTCattgtgaatgcaaagggaaCAGAGAACCATCTTCTGGCCATTGTAAATGGCACAAAAGGATCCAGATGGCTGAAATCATTTTTGAATGCAAATAGGTTCACACCCTGTATTGAAACATACTTTGAGGATGAAGATCAGTTGGATGAAGTGGTGAAATATTTACAAGAAGTCTGCAATCAAATAGATCAAATAATGCCAACTTGGataaaagatgataaaattaaatttatcctAGAAGTTCTTCTGCCAGAAGCAATTATTTGTTCAATTTCTGCTGTTGATGGGTTAGATTACGAGGCAGCTGAAGCAAAGTATCTAAAAGGACCATGTCTAGGCTACAGGGAAAGAGAATTATTtgatgcaaaaataatatatgaaaagagACGAAAAGCACCAACAAATGAAGCTCACTAAATGTGCTGAAAGTTGAAACCATGACAGGGAGCTCTCATAGATACTAGTTGAAAAAAGTCTCTGAACAATTCTCTCTAATACATATTTTCTGCAAATGGGAGCATGGATAATGtgttcacttttttttgagatctcTAGGATCTGTGGTTATAATtacatctttatttccttttcttgcgcTTCTTCAAAGTTAATTTTGTCAACATATTTCAGCAGTTCTACTTTCCCGTACATTTTTTAGAAAGCATAATTCCTAAATGATTTTGAAGGGAAAGTACTATTTTGTTTTATGACACTTTTGAGTCTATGCTGTATTGTTAAATATATTGTGcacaattattttaatgttaaaattgcACTGGTGTTAGATATTAACGAAGATGATTggaaaaaagtctgaaagataCATCATTTCTATATTCCttgcttaatttttataaaatattgggTTTTCCCTTAAGATAGTTGAAGTATTTTTCTTGCCATgcctatttatttttgcaaaaaaattaTCTGCTATATAGAACCAAAGATAGATTCGCTTTGCTATATATTATAACTATACTTGCTTTTGCAATAAAACAACTTGTAATTCAAAAATGAAGATTATCTGCATATAGTATTTATGTGTGTGAATAACATCTTGGcatgcagaaaataattttggctGCTTTGAACAGGATTGTTCATTCTACACTTCCCTGAAATTCCATTTTTGGGAGTGTCTATCCTTCAATGGCTGAATAGTTCCTTAAATCAGACAAGCTCCTGGCTATCTTCATAACCAGCAGTGAGTAGATCTTCTTAATATAGCTGTCTGACCACATGTGGAAGGCAGCTAGACTTATTGTATTTACAGCCTGGCCACTCTAGACATATGAATCCAGGCTGACTGCTTAAGTGCCCATCTCGTTTGATATAAACTGTAGAAAAGGCAAGCACTTTGTTCTGAGTCTTTTATCTCCAAATACATAGTTGTCTCAAACCAAGCAAGCTTTATCAAAATGGCTTATTTGCAGAATAGTTCCAATGATATAAATGCCAACTGGCAAGTCATTCCAAACTGCTTGAAGGAGTAGATGAACCAGAATCTGAGAATTTGGAAATAGGTCACAGAAAAAGCCTCCATTTGGCTAAATATGACAATTATCTGAGTATggttaaatacatacaattaaatGTCTGAAGCCAATGAGTTGTTTATTCtaacttgaaatatatttttgtgagaATAAATGTTAGAAAAGTTAGTTTATTTTGGAAACCTGCCGTGAAAGGAAATTCTAAAGGCTTAACATGAAACTGTCTGCATTTCTACCTGTTAGACAATGGTTGCTCTTGGGCTCTTGTTATACAGTCATATGGCTACACGTTTATGTAAAGTTTGCAAAAGTTTGGTGTTTtgatttataataaaactgtTATATTATTCACCTTGGATTTTTACTTCATCCTACTTGAAATTGTGCAGCTACATAAGTGGTGTTTCTCCAaatttaatacacacacacacacacacacacacaatgtatatatatgatttgtTTGGAATTTTTGGTTCTTGTAGTTACCATCATTTTAACACCTGCTATAAGTTGTCATTCTAAATAAGTATTCCCtttcatgttgattttgtattacTTTAATAGAAAGCCTACCGAATTTTATAAGCTGCATGTCCCACAAAACCTTCTTTGGACCCTGACTAAAAAAGACCAAGACTTCTTGGACATACAGCCTCTATCAATCCACATACCTTCCCCATTGCCCTAAGAAGTAATTTACAACAAACCATCATCACACTGTATGTGGATTTTATACCCTCgataaaacacactttatttGCTCTataattagtccattttcacactgctgataaagacataccagagactgggcattttacaaaagaaagaggtttaacggacttatagttccacatggctgggtggggcctcacaatcatggccgaaggcaaggaggagcaagtcacatcttcttacatggatggcagcaggcaaagagagagagaactcatGCAGGGGAGTTCctctttataaaacaatcagaattcatgagacttattcactatcacaagaacagcatgggaaagacatacccccatgattcaattatttgccactgggtccctcccataacgtgggaattcaagatgagatttgggtttgGACAAAGCCAatccatatcattccacccctggcccatcccaaatctcatgtcctcacatttcaaaaccaatcttgccttcccaacagtcctccaaagtcttaaatcatttcagcattaactcaaaagtccacagtccagtgtctcatctgagacaaggcaagtcccttctgcatatgagcctgtaaaatcaaaagcaagttagttacttcctagatacaatgagggtataggcattgagtaaatacagccATCCCAAATGGGAGaatttggccaaaacaaaggggctataagccccatgcaagtctgaaatccatcagggcagtcaaatcttaaatctccaaaatgatttcctttgactccatgcctcatatccaggtcacactgatgcaagaggtttGTTCCCATGGTTTGGGCAGCTTCgcttctgtggctttgcagggtataacCTCCCTCCTGGCAGTTtttatgggctggcattgagggtctgcggcttttccaggtgcatgatgcaagctgttggtggatctaccattctggggtctggaggacagtggccctcttctcacagctctactaggtggtgccccagtagggactctgtgttggggctcCGACCCCATATTTCTCTTCTACACTGTCCTAGCAGAAGTTCTtcatgagagccccacccctgcagcaaacttgtgcctgggcatccaggcatttccatacatcctctgaaatctaggcaatggttcccaaaccccaattcttgacttctgtgcactggcatgcccaacaccacatggaagctgccaaggcatGAGGTTTGCACCTTCTCAAGCCATGGCCCAAGTGCTACATTGACCCCCTTCAGCAATAGCTGGAGTGGCTTGCACGCAGGGCACCAGCACTGCACACCTCATGGGGATCCtgggctgcacacagcacggagaccctgggcctggcccctgaaaccacttttttctcctaAGCCTttgagcctgtgatgggaggggctgctgtgaagacctctgacatgtcctggagacattgtccccattgtcttggggattaacattctgctcctcgttacgcaaatttctgcagctgtcttggatttctcctcagaaaatggaatttttttttctatcgcattgtctggctgcaaattttatgaatttttgtgctctgcttcccttatgaaactgaatgccttcaacagcacccaagtcacctcttgaatgctttgctggttagaaatttcttccaccagataccctaaatcatccctctcaagttcaagattccacaaatctctagggcaggagcaaattgccaccagtctctttgctaaaacataacaagagtcacctttgctccagttccaaacaagtttcttatctccatctgagaccacagcctggatttcattgtttatatcattatcagcattttggtcaaagccattcaacaagtctagGGAGTTTCAaagttttccacattttcctgtcttcttatgagccctccaaactgttccaacatatgcctgttacccagttccaaagttgcttccacattttcaggtatctacagcagcaccccactctactggtgccaatttactgtattagtctgttttcacactgctgataaagacataccagagactgggcaatttacaaaagaaagaagtttaatggacttcctgttccacatggctgtgggggacctcacaatcatggcagaaggcaaagaggagcaagtcacatcttacatggatggcagcaggcaaagagagaactcTTTGCTGGGGagtttctctttataaaatgatcagatctcatgagacttcactatcacaagaacaacatggaaAAGACGtccccccatgattcagttatctcccactgggtccctcccacaacacatgggaattaaaaatgagatttgggtggggacacagccaaaccatatcaataatatTGTGTCCCTCTGATTCCAATATAATACCCACCTTTAGTTCTCTCAGTGGAGCTATCTCTGTCTCCTGgttctaatattttcattattaccttattcattcatttatagcATTGTGAGTCAGGAGAGCAAGTGATCTGTAGCTAAAGCTCTGCTCTGAGGGTAGATTTCAGGCTCCAAAGAAAGGAGATGTTACTTCTGTGATCCAGATGAAAATCTAATTTCTAAGATGAGTAGGATGCACTACATCATCATAGTGAGAAATATTGATTAACTTTTTGCACAGACTGCCTGTACTTGAAAACCAGAGCCCAAGTTTCCTCATATTTGGGAATTCCCAAGTGTCTGTTTGGTTTGTAGTAAAGATTGGACACCTGATCCCTCTTAAGATGTCATTTATCTTGAGGCATAGTGAAGTAAGGGAGGAATGCCTCAAACATGCATCCATTCTCCTCTTTGAATGAATCATTGAATGGCATTTGAGATGTGAAAATGGATGAATTTGGCTTCCAACACATTGTGGACTCAGATCCCTTGCAGCCTGAGTAGCTGTTAAGGCAACTCTAAGATTGCCCTAAGCTGGATCCCTAATGTAGGTTTGTGTGTCTGATCGGAGAGCCTGACTTGTTATCCACCCTAACCCACTGGGTTAAGGAAACCCTCATCTTTTCTAGTCATAAGGCAGACTTCTGAATATCAGGCCCAGATTCTAATCTGGCCCAGGTCTACAGAGCTGCAAGAACACCACATACATAATGCTTACAGATTTAGATAGATCGAtcgatagatagatgatagatgatagatagatagatagatagatagatagatagatagatagatagatatagatagatacatacatacatacatacacacatagaaaTAGAGATATCCTGATaaggaaagaataaaaccatGAGTCTGGTAATAGCCAAGTGTAAGAATAAATCCCCTCAACCCTCAGCCTAGCAGAAGCAGCCCCCTTAAACCCATGCTATTGGAGAGCAGCCTCCCTGTTCCTGGAGACAAGCCAATAACTTCATCTAAGACACCTACCTCAAAAGAAATTGCTGGTGTCAATATCCAGCACTGACATTTTTAATTGCTTCCAACCCATGACAAAAGTAAGTTGTTACACAGCACAAGGAGCAAGATACAATCTCTAAATAGGTGGAAAATACCCTATATTTAGAAGGAAATACAGGAACTGGCTAATATGCATTAGCATCAGCTAGGATAATATATGTTGGAACAGATATTGAGGTTGTAAAACTAACAAGGAAAGGGAGCAGAATATGCAATCATAGGGGGAAACTTATTGGCATGGGATCACACACCTGTTATTCAGAGTTCACTGACTTGGAGCTGGCCTAATAACGCTGCTAGGGTGTCATCTTTAAGCCTTGACCATGACAGCCCACTCAAACTTTCTTGCCAGAGTACTGAGGAATTGGTGAGAAGGTCAAATGAAGTAGCAGTATTAGAAGTGACTTATTGAGTGAGACAAGAGGACCTATCTCTGAACTATTTTCCCTAAAAGGGCAGAGAAGATATTTTGATAAGGAATGTGTTGATGAGGAGGAACACTAACATTTTTTAGAAGCTTGATGTTGGCTCTCCTTTGCAAATCATGGTTGGAAGTAAACTATGTTGCAATGGAGATGATATGATTCCAAAATGGTAGGGCCCAGGTGACAGCATGAAACCTCAGTGGCATGGTAGGTATCATTACCTTAATGGAAAGCAAGGTCAGAGTGGAGTCTGGCTAACTTGACTGACAGAAATGTCAGAAGCTGTGACAATGCCTTATAGATAGTAGTATTCCAGGGCTAGATGTACAGACAGCTGGCTGATGTATTACTTCTtttgtacaaaaataaaagatgtgactttgggaggccgaggtgggcgatcgcaaggtcaggaaatcgagacaatcctggctaacatggtgaaacccggtctctactaaaaatacaaaaaattaggtgggcgtggttgtgggctcctgtagtcccagctgcttgggaggctgaggcaggagaattgcttgaacccaggagacggaggttgcagtgagctgagagcatgccatTCCACTCTATCCTaggcgacagaaagagactccatctcaaattaataaatagatagataaataa
It encodes:
- the PWWP3B gene encoding PWWP domain-containing DNA repair factor 3B isoform X1; the encoded protein is MESEYVLCNWKDQLWPAKVLSRSETSSNSKRKKAFSLEVQILSLDEKIKLDSTETKILNKSQIEAIAASLGLQSEDSAPPTEETAYGRSLKVALGILNERTNLSQASTSDEEEITMLSQNVPQKQSDSPPHKKYRKDEGDLPGCLEERENSACLLASSESDDSLYDDKSQAPTMVDTIPSEVETKSLQNSSWCETFPSLSEDNDEKENKNKIDISAVMSVHSAVKEESACVKDEKFAPPLSPLSSDMLIMPKALKEESEDTCLETLAVPSECSAFSENIEDPGEGPSNPCLDTSQNQPSMESEMGAAACPGSCSRECEVSFSASNPVWDYSHLMSSERNFQRLDFEELEEEGQASDKSLLPSRINLSLLDDDEEDEELPRFILHYETHPFETGMIVWFKYQKYPFWPAVIKSIRRKERKASVLFVEANMNSEKKGIRVNFRRLKKFDCKEKQMLVDKAREDYSESIDWCISLICDYRVRIGCGSFTGSLLEYYAADISYPVRKETKQDTFRNKFPKLHNEDAREPMAVTSQTKKMSFQKILPDRMKAARDRANKNLVDFIVNAKGTENHLLAIVNGTKGSRWLKSFLNANRFTPCIETYFEDEDQLDEVVKYLQEVCNQIDQIMPTWIKDDKIKFILEVLLPEAIICSISAVDGLDYEAAEAKYLKGPCLGYRERELFDAKIIYEKRRKAPTNEAH